From Serinicoccus profundi, the proteins below share one genomic window:
- the ybaK gene encoding Cys-tRNA(Pro) deacylase — translation MAKKKQSGGTPATVALDRAGVRYAVRSYEHDPAAQSYGLEAASALGVDPERVFKTLLVQAEDGLAVGIVPVDALLDLKAIAAAMGMKKVAMADPALAERSTGYVVGGISPIGQRKALPTVLDDSALGFDTVLVSGGKRGLDLELAPQDLLTATRGTTAPIARR, via the coding sequence GTGGCGAAGAAGAAGCAGTCCGGGGGCACCCCGGCGACGGTCGCGCTCGACCGCGCCGGGGTCCGGTATGCCGTGCGGTCCTACGAGCACGACCCGGCGGCGCAGTCCTACGGGCTGGAGGCGGCGAGCGCCCTGGGCGTGGATCCCGAGCGGGTCTTCAAGACACTGCTGGTCCAGGCCGAGGACGGGCTGGCCGTCGGGATCGTGCCCGTCGACGCGCTGCTGGACCTCAAGGCGATCGCTGCCGCCATGGGCATGAAGAAGGTCGCGATGGCCGACCCGGCCCTCGCTGAGCGCAGCACGGGGTATGTCGTGGGCGGGATCAGCCCGATCGGCCAGCGCAAGGCGCTCCCCACGGTGCTGGACGACTCAGCTCTCGGCTTCGACACCGTCCTGGTGAGCGGCGGCAAGCGTGGGCTGGACCTCGAGCTGGCCCCGCAGGACCTCCTGACGGCGACCCGCGGGACCACGGCTCCGATCGCCCGCCGCTGA
- a CDS encoding MFS transporter: MTTPPATRADPAAERTRSHQRAFGWYDWANSAYVTTTGTVLIAPYLTALARADACPDLAEGQSCDQMLSVLGIPVAVGAVAPYTITVATLVSAIVLLFVGAIADRHPRPTWLLGGLAWVGAAAAASMFFLQGSNWELGVLLIVVANLCLGASTVVYDALLVRVASPDDRDRVSSRAWALGYLGGGLLLALNLGLMQAHEALGISYTMAVRLNLLSAGLWWGLFTLIPVIGLRRIRGTTAPPVERSAGVLRGTATQLRDTFGDLRGYPHTLLFLLAYLFFNDGIQTVISSASLYGSEALGFDTSQLIITILLVQFVAFGGALVFGWIASRVGAKRTVLGGLVMWTLVVAFAYFVPTGAFTIWLVCAVFIGTVMGGTQALSRSLYSQLVPTGRESEYFSFYQAMERGTSWFGTLAFGLTYQLTGSYRPAILVTIAFFVVGGLILTRVDMRRGIEMAGNEQPRKV; this comes from the coding sequence ATGACCACTCCCCCGGCGACGCGGGCCGACCCCGCCGCCGAACGCACCCGGTCCCACCAACGCGCCTTCGGGTGGTACGACTGGGCCAACTCGGCCTACGTCACCACGACGGGCACCGTCCTCATCGCCCCCTACCTCACCGCGCTGGCCCGGGCGGACGCCTGCCCCGACCTCGCCGAGGGGCAATCCTGCGACCAGATGCTGTCGGTGCTCGGCATCCCTGTCGCCGTCGGCGCCGTCGCGCCCTACACCATCACCGTCGCCACCCTGGTGTCGGCGATCGTGCTGCTCTTCGTGGGAGCCATCGCCGACCGCCACCCGCGGCCCACCTGGCTCCTCGGCGGGCTGGCCTGGGTCGGTGCGGCAGCGGCCGCCTCGATGTTCTTCCTGCAGGGCAGCAACTGGGAGCTGGGGGTGCTGCTCATCGTCGTGGCCAACCTGTGCCTCGGCGCCTCCACGGTGGTCTACGACGCCCTCCTGGTCCGGGTGGCCTCACCCGACGACCGCGACCGCGTGTCCTCACGCGCGTGGGCCCTGGGCTACCTCGGTGGTGGCCTGCTCCTGGCGCTCAACCTCGGTCTCATGCAGGCCCACGAGGCGCTCGGGATCTCCTACACCATGGCGGTGCGGCTCAACCTGCTGTCCGCCGGCCTCTGGTGGGGGCTGTTCACCCTCATCCCCGTCATCGGCCTGCGCCGGATCAGAGGCACCACCGCTCCCCCGGTCGAACGCTCCGCCGGCGTGCTGCGGGGCACCGCCACCCAGCTGCGGGACACCTTCGGCGACCTGCGCGGCTACCCGCACACCCTGCTCTTCCTGCTGGCCTACCTCTTCTTCAACGACGGCATCCAGACGGTCATCTCCTCGGCCAGCCTCTACGGCAGCGAGGCCCTGGGCTTCGACACCAGCCAGCTCATCATCACGATCCTGCTCGTGCAGTTCGTCGCCTTCGGCGGAGCGCTCGTCTTCGGGTGGATCGCGAGCCGCGTCGGGGCCAAGCGCACGGTGCTCGGCGGCCTCGTCATGTGGACCCTCGTCGTCGCCTTCGCCTATTTCGTCCCGACCGGGGCCTTCACCATCTGGCTGGTCTGCGCGGTCTTCATCGGCACGGTGATGGGTGGCACCCAGGCCCTGTCGCGCTCGCTCTACTCCCAGCTCGTGCCGACGGGCCGTGAGTCGGAGTACTTCAGCTTCTACCAGGCGATGGAGCGCGGAACGAGCTGGTTCGGGACACTCGCCTTCGGCCTGACCTACCAGCTCACCGGGTCCTACCGGCCCGCGATCCTCGTGACGATCGCGTTCTTCGTCGTCGGTGGCCTCATCCTCACCCGCGTGGACATGCGGCGGGGCATCGAGATGGCCGGCAACGAGCAGCCGCGCAAGGTGTGA
- a CDS encoding FxsA family protein, whose product MSTTDHPGRTRRRPVLRWILLAIVLLPIVEIAVLIMVGQSIGLWWTLALIVAVAVLGTWLARRESGRTYRALQQAVNSGRMPADEVTDAILLMVGGFLLLLPGFVSDVLALILVLPFTRPMARRLLQAVVASRALVVVSGSPGAAGRRPGRAPGSGTVIDGEIVDEQPPPWDGGTRPPLSR is encoded by the coding sequence GTGAGTACCACCGACCACCCCGGCAGGACCCGGCGGAGACCGGTCCTGCGCTGGATCCTGCTGGCCATCGTGCTGCTGCCGATCGTGGAGATCGCGGTGCTCATCATGGTCGGCCAGAGCATCGGGCTGTGGTGGACCCTCGCGCTCATCGTCGCGGTGGCCGTCCTCGGCACCTGGCTCGCCCGGCGCGAGAGCGGCCGGACCTATCGCGCCCTCCAGCAGGCGGTGAACTCGGGCCGGATGCCCGCCGATGAGGTCACCGACGCGATCCTGCTCATGGTCGGGGGGTTCCTGCTCCTGCTGCCCGGCTTCGTCAGCGACGTGCTGGCGCTGATCCTCGTGCTGCCCTTCACCCGCCCGATGGCGCGTCGTCTGCTCCAGGCGGTGGTCGCGAGCCGGGCGCTGGTCGTCGTCAGTGGGTCTCCAGGTGCCGCCGGGCGCCGCCCGGGGCGGGCTCCCGGGTCCGGCACGGTCATCGACGGCGAGATCGTCGACGAGCAGCCTCCCCCGTGGGATGGCGGGACGCGGCCACCGCTGTCGCGTTGA
- a CDS encoding phosphatase PAP2 family protein translates to MTTTAAPQDTRPADEPRPVTLPFALMFIGALGFVATYVMAVLSTRGQSVDSGLMDAVTLSGSRHDAVAAALPNPYLLLGGALVIGLLALLRRTRTGLAVLVAVPLLVVSTQVLKPLLPRPTLADPWVMSNSLPSGHTGAAAALALALLLVSPARLVPAAAVVGTALTAYMGLAVVLLGYHRPSDVLASVMLAVGAGGLGLLVRGRPLS, encoded by the coding sequence ATGACGACCACCGCAGCACCGCAGGACACGAGGCCGGCCGACGAGCCGCGCCCCGTCACGCTGCCCTTCGCGCTGATGTTCATCGGTGCCCTGGGCTTCGTCGCCACCTACGTCATGGCGGTGCTCAGCACCCGCGGGCAGAGCGTCGACAGCGGTCTCATGGACGCGGTCACACTGTCGGGCAGCCGCCACGACGCGGTGGCCGCGGCCCTGCCGAACCCCTACCTGCTGCTGGGGGGCGCGCTGGTGATCGGGCTGCTCGCGCTGCTGCGCCGGACCCGGACGGGGCTGGCGGTGCTCGTCGCTGTGCCGCTGCTCGTGGTGTCCACCCAGGTGCTCAAGCCCCTCCTGCCGCGCCCGACGCTCGCCGACCCGTGGGTGATGTCCAACTCCCTACCCAGCGGTCACACCGGCGCGGCGGCCGCCCTGGCGCTCGCCCTGCTCCTCGTGAGCCCCGCGCGCCTCGTGCCCGCCGCCGCGGTGGTCGGCACCGCGCTCACGGCCTACATGGGCCTGGCGGTGGTGCTGCTCGGCTACCACCGGCCCAGCGACGTCCTGGCCTCGGTCATGCTGGCGGTCGGCGCTGGCGGCCTCGGCCTGCTCGTGCGCGGCCGCCCGCTCAGCTGA
- a CDS encoding IS1380 family transposase has translation MKRNGSVRRVKVSADGEGVVSHAGLGMLREMAEYTGLVNALDEVLADTYRGPWVHAPGRVLTDVAVAVGDGADAITGIEVLGDREGVFGPVASMPTAWRVLDRVDADHLGAVRAARAAARAKAWAAGAGPDLSQELAIDFDATITIAHSEKENAAATWKRTFGFHPLLAFLDRPEIAGGEALAGLLRKGNAGSNTATDHVTVLKQALAALPEHARPRPGDPEGPRVLARSDSAGATHAFAAACRKAGVGFSFGFPVDFRVQDIVDAIPEDCWHPAIQTDGDLRDGAWVAEVTGNVDLSAWPAGSRLILRKERPHPGAQLTFTDADGMRVTAFLTDTGPGVVPGQIAGLELRHRQHARVEDRIRQAKATGLRNLPCRAWNENAAWLEVVLMATDLIAWTKLIAFADNPTLARCEIAAFRYRVLHVAARITHGARQVRLRIDKTWAWATTIATGWERIRTSFT, from the coding sequence GTGAAGCGTAACGGGTCAGTTCGTCGGGTGAAGGTCAGCGCTGATGGCGAGGGCGTGGTGTCCCACGCGGGGTTGGGGATGTTGCGGGAGATGGCCGAGTACACCGGCCTGGTCAACGCTTTGGACGAGGTGCTGGCCGACACCTACCGCGGGCCGTGGGTCCACGCCCCGGGCCGGGTGCTGACCGATGTCGCCGTTGCGGTTGGCGATGGCGCCGACGCGATCACCGGGATCGAGGTGCTGGGCGACCGGGAAGGGGTCTTCGGGCCGGTGGCCTCGATGCCTACCGCGTGGCGGGTCCTGGACCGGGTCGATGCCGACCACTTGGGCGCGGTGCGTGCCGCGCGGGCCGCGGCGCGGGCCAAGGCATGGGCCGCGGGGGCGGGCCCTGACCTATCGCAGGAGCTGGCGATCGACTTCGATGCCACGATCACCATCGCCCACAGTGAGAAGGAGAACGCGGCCGCGACCTGGAAACGCACGTTTGGGTTCCATCCGCTGCTGGCGTTCCTGGACCGTCCGGAGATCGCCGGCGGGGAGGCGCTGGCCGGGTTGCTGCGCAAGGGCAACGCCGGGTCCAACACCGCCACGGACCACGTCACCGTGCTGAAGCAGGCGTTGGCCGCGCTGCCCGAGCACGCCCGACCCCGTCCGGGTGACCCGGAGGGCCCGCGGGTGCTGGCCCGGTCGGACTCCGCCGGTGCCACGCACGCTTTCGCCGCCGCGTGCCGCAAGGCTGGGGTCGGGTTCTCCTTCGGGTTTCCCGTCGACTTCCGCGTCCAGGACATCGTCGATGCCATCCCCGAGGACTGTTGGCACCCAGCGATCCAGACCGACGGCGACCTGCGGGACGGGGCCTGGGTGGCCGAGGTCACCGGCAACGTGGACCTGTCGGCCTGGCCGGCGGGTTCCCGGCTGATCCTGCGCAAGGAACGTCCCCACCCCGGTGCGCAACTGACTTTCACCGACGCCGACGGGATGCGAGTCACTGCGTTCCTGACCGACACCGGCCCCGGGGTAGTTCCCGGGCAGATCGCTGGGCTGGAACTACGCCACCGCCAGCACGCCCGGGTCGAGGACCGCATCCGCCAGGCCAAGGCCACCGGCCTGCGCAACCTGCCCTGCAGGGCGTGGAACGAGAACGCGGCCTGGCTCGAAGTGGTCCTGATGGCCACCGACCTGATCGCCTGGACCAAGCTCATCGCCTTCGCCGACAACCCGACCCTGGCCAGGTGCGAGATCGCCGCGTTCCGCTACCGCGTCCTGCACGTCGCCGCGCGGATCACCCACGGCGCCCGACAGGTCCGCCTGCGCATCGACAAGACCTGGGCCTGGGCCACCACGATCGCCACCGGCTGGGAACGGATCCGCACCTCGTTCACCTGA
- a CDS encoding KamA family radical SAM protein yields the protein MSAQMEQPYAYRRRELVEPDWTRLPGWKDITAQQWADVQWQRVNCVKNIRQLRTVMGDLLTEEFYTDLERDQTERATMSMLLPPQMLNTIVSEPTWADGRMPAAGADFTAAFYADPVRRYMLPVFSDRRTDWSSHPYATRDSLHEHDMWVAEGLTHRYPTKVLAEMLPTCPQYCGHCTRMDLVGNSTPTVTKLKLAGKPVDRHTAILDYLRATPGVRDVVVSGGDVANMPWKNLESWLDQLLDIDNIRDVRLATKALMGMPQHWLAPDTVEGVTRVARKARERGVGLAIHTHTNAAQSVTPLVAEASKVMLEAGIRDVRNQGVLMRGVNDTSAQLLDLCFAMADEAMITPYYFYMCDMIPFSEHWRVSLAHAQHLQHSILGYLPGFATPRIVCDVPFVGKRWVHQVDTYDTERGISYWRKNYRTSIEAEDVDVTSAEYVYYDPIDTLPSSGQEWWRQQAEDVHGTDEAGQQEKAVAAAAASRQASVDQLA from the coding sequence ATGAGCGCACAGATGGAGCAGCCCTACGCGTACCGACGTCGCGAGCTGGTCGAGCCCGACTGGACCCGCCTGCCCGGCTGGAAGGACATCACCGCCCAGCAGTGGGCCGACGTCCAGTGGCAGCGGGTCAACTGCGTCAAGAACATCCGTCAGCTGCGCACCGTCATGGGTGACCTGCTGACCGAGGAGTTCTACACCGACCTGGAGCGGGACCAGACCGAGCGGGCGACGATGTCGATGCTGCTCCCCCCGCAGATGCTCAACACCATCGTCAGCGAGCCCACCTGGGCCGACGGGCGTATGCCCGCCGCCGGGGCCGACTTCACCGCCGCGTTCTACGCCGACCCGGTGCGGCGCTACATGCTCCCGGTCTTCTCCGACCGCCGCACCGACTGGTCCAGCCACCCCTACGCCACGCGCGACAGCCTGCACGAGCACGACATGTGGGTCGCTGAGGGGCTGACCCACCGCTACCCGACCAAGGTGCTGGCCGAGATGCTGCCGACCTGCCCGCAGTACTGCGGCCACTGCACCCGCATGGATCTCGTCGGCAACTCCACCCCGACGGTCACCAAGCTCAAGCTCGCCGGCAAGCCGGTGGACCGGCATACCGCGATCCTCGACTACCTGCGGGCCACGCCGGGCGTGCGCGACGTCGTCGTCTCCGGCGGTGACGTGGCCAACATGCCGTGGAAGAACCTCGAGTCCTGGCTGGACCAGCTGCTCGACATCGACAACATCCGCGACGTGCGGCTGGCGACCAAGGCGCTCATGGGTATGCCTCAGCACTGGCTCGCGCCGGACACCGTCGAGGGCGTCACCCGGGTCGCGCGCAAGGCCCGCGAGCGCGGGGTCGGCCTGGCCATCCACACCCACACTAACGCCGCCCAGTCGGTGACCCCGCTGGTCGCCGAGGCGAGCAAGGTCATGCTGGAGGCCGGGATCCGCGACGTCCGCAACCAGGGCGTCCTCATGCGCGGGGTCAACGACACCTCGGCGCAGCTGCTCGACCTGTGCTTCGCCATGGCCGACGAGGCGATGATCACGCCCTACTACTTCTACATGTGCGACATGATCCCGTTCAGCGAGCACTGGCGGGTCTCGCTGGCGCACGCCCAGCACCTCCAGCACTCCATTCTGGGCTACCTGCCCGGCTTCGCCACCCCGCGGATCGTCTGCGACGTGCCCTTCGTCGGCAAGCGGTGGGTGCACCAGGTCGACACCTACGACACCGAGCGCGGCATCTCCTACTGGCGCAAGAACTACCGCACCTCGATCGAGGCGGAGGACGTCGACGTCACCAGCGCCGAGTACGTCTACTACGACCCGATCGACACCCTCCCGTCCAGCGGCCAGGAGTGGTGGCGTCAGCAGGCCGAGGACGTGCACGGCACCGACGAGGCCGGCCAGCAGGAGAAGGCCGTGGCGGCGGCCGCCGCCTCCCGACAGGCCTCGGTCGACCAGCTCGCCTGA
- a CDS encoding Lrp/AsnC family transcriptional regulator: MEPLDRHIVTVLAQDGRISFADLGRQVGLSTSAVHQRVRRLEERGIITGYRAVVDYASVGLPLTALMSVTPFDPSDDDDIPERLAHIEEIVACWSVAGDENYVLLIRVPRPQDLEELLGRIRQVGSCSTNTTIVLSTPWEDRLGALPLESPDPPTT; this comes from the coding sequence ATGGAGCCCCTGGATCGCCACATCGTCACCGTCCTGGCCCAGGACGGACGCATCAGCTTCGCCGACCTGGGGCGACAGGTGGGCCTCTCGACCTCGGCGGTGCACCAGCGGGTGCGGCGCCTGGAGGAGCGGGGCATCATCACCGGTTACCGCGCCGTCGTCGACTACGCCTCGGTCGGGCTGCCGCTCACCGCGCTCATGTCCGTCACGCCCTTCGACCCCTCCGACGACGACGACATCCCCGAGCGCCTCGCGCACATCGAGGAGATCGTCGCCTGCTGGTCGGTCGCCGGCGACGAGAACTACGTCTTGCTCATCCGCGTCCCCCGACCGCAGGACCTCGAGGAGCTCCTCGGCCGGATCCGCCAGGTCGGCTCGTGCTCGACCAACACGACGATCGTCCTGTCGACGCCGTGGGAGGACCGCCTGGGCGCCCTGCCGCTGGAGTCCCCGGATCCGCCCACGACCTGA
- a CDS encoding polyprenol monophosphomannose synthase, translating to MTSRDPLRRVCVCIPTYQERASLPGVLQRLRQAVPEADVLVIDDASPDGTGALADGIAAHDDRVHVLHRPGKEGLGPAYLAGFAWAAERGYDAVVEMDADGSHQPEQLPALLAAADSGGGADVVIGSRWIPGGSVHRWPQHRKALSVGANTYTRLALGLPVHDATAGFRVYRLPQLTRLVSGPVASQGYCFQVDLTLRAVEQGLRVVEVPIAFVERVEGTSKMTGDIVREAMVRVGVWAVMRRSRQVREHLTRRSRSRWHHPEEAM from the coding sequence ATGACCTCCCGTGATCCGTTGCGCCGCGTCTGCGTGTGCATCCCGACCTACCAGGAGCGTGCCTCCCTCCCCGGGGTGCTGCAGCGGCTGCGGCAGGCCGTGCCCGAGGCCGACGTCCTGGTCATCGACGACGCCAGCCCGGACGGCACGGGCGCGCTCGCGGACGGCATCGCGGCCCACGACGACCGCGTCCACGTCCTCCACCGGCCCGGCAAGGAGGGCCTCGGCCCCGCCTACCTGGCCGGGTTCGCGTGGGCGGCCGAGCGCGGCTACGACGCCGTCGTGGAGATGGACGCCGACGGCTCGCACCAGCCCGAGCAGCTGCCCGCGCTGCTCGCGGCGGCCGACAGCGGCGGGGGTGCGGACGTCGTCATCGGGTCGCGGTGGATCCCCGGCGGATCGGTGCACCGGTGGCCCCAGCACCGCAAGGCCCTGTCGGTGGGCGCCAACACGTATACCCGCCTGGCCCTGGGCCTGCCCGTCCACGACGCGACCGCCGGGTTCCGCGTCTACCGGCTGCCGCAGCTGACCCGGCTCGTGTCAGGCCCGGTCGCCTCCCAGGGCTACTGCTTCCAGGTCGACCTCACGCTGCGGGCGGTCGAGCAGGGGCTGCGCGTCGTCGAGGTCCCCATCGCCTTCGTGGAGCGCGTCGAGGGCACCTCCAAGATGACGGGAGACATCGTGCGCGAGGCGATGGTCCGCGTCGGGGTATGGGCCGTGATGCGCCGGTCACGACAGGTGCGGGAACACCTGACCCGCCGGAGCCGTTCTCGTTGGCACCACCCGGAGGAGGCCATGTGA
- a CDS encoding 5'-3' exonuclease gives MTTSPAADTEVAVAPPQLLLLDTASLYFRAYFGVKDLREAPDGTPTNAIRGLLDMIATLVGRFSPTHLACCWDNDWRPDFRVQAIPSYKSHRLVEGSEEKEEAPPELEVQVPILRRVLEAVGIPVLGADGYEADDVIGTLTARHRGRLPVGVVTGDRDLFQLVDDVAGVTVIYTAKQGVRDAEEIHQAGLRSRYAVPTGRAYAEMSMLRGDTSDGLPGVKGIGEKTAAALIEQYGTLAALRAAVDSGDPAIKGARRTNLEAGAAYLDVAPRVVLVAEDAPVEDIPLTLPRELADPGTLQQLIETYDLGNPVGRLMAALKVRP, from the coding sequence ATGACGACCTCCCCCGCCGCCGACACCGAGGTGGCCGTGGCGCCGCCGCAGCTGCTCCTGCTCGACACCGCCTCGCTCTACTTCCGCGCCTACTTCGGGGTGAAGGACCTGCGGGAGGCACCGGACGGCACGCCCACCAACGCGATCCGCGGGCTGCTCGACATGATCGCCACGCTCGTCGGGCGTTTCTCCCCCACCCACCTGGCCTGCTGCTGGGACAACGACTGGCGGCCGGACTTCCGGGTCCAGGCCATCCCCTCCTACAAGTCTCACCGTCTGGTCGAGGGTTCGGAGGAGAAGGAGGAGGCTCCACCTGAGCTGGAGGTCCAGGTGCCGATCCTGCGCCGGGTCCTGGAGGCCGTGGGGATCCCCGTGCTCGGGGCCGACGGTTACGAGGCCGACGACGTCATCGGCACCCTCACCGCCCGGCACCGCGGGCGGCTGCCCGTCGGGGTCGTCACCGGTGACCGCGACCTCTTCCAGCTCGTCGACGACGTGGCCGGGGTGACGGTGATCTACACCGCCAAGCAGGGGGTCCGGGACGCCGAGGAGATCCACCAGGCCGGCCTGCGGTCACGGTATGCCGTGCCGACCGGTCGCGCGTACGCCGAGATGTCGATGCTGCGCGGGGACACCTCCGACGGACTTCCCGGTGTCAAGGGCATCGGGGAGAAGACCGCGGCCGCCCTCATCGAGCAGTACGGCACCCTCGCGGCCCTGCGCGCGGCGGTCGACTCCGGTGACCCGGCCATCAAGGGGGCCAGGCGCACCAACCTGGAGGCGGGCGCCGCCTACCTCGACGTGGCTCCGCGCGTGGTGCTGGTGGCCGAGGACGCCCCTGTCGAGGACATCCCGCTCACCCTCCCCCGCGAGCTGGCCGACCCCGGGACCCTGCAGCAGCTCATCGAGACCTACGACCTCGGCAACCCTGTCGGGCGGCTCATGGCGGCCCTCAAGGTCAGGCCCTGA
- a CDS encoding CsbD family protein — MGLGDKISNKAEELMGKAKEGYGDATDNERVEAEGQADQASANTKQAGEHVKDAWKDATK; from the coding sequence ATGGGTCTCGGAGACAAGATCTCGAACAAGGCTGAAGAGCTGATGGGCAAGGCCAAGGAGGGCTACGGCGACGCCACCGACAACGAGCGCGTCGAGGCCGAGGGCCAGGCCGACCAGGCGAGCGCCAACACCAAGCAGGCCGGCGAGCACGTCAAGGACGCCTGGAAGGACGCCACCAAGTAA
- the lnt gene encoding apolipoprotein N-acyltransferase — protein sequence MLLPLRLLLATLGGVSLWLAFPGFDLWFLAPVGCAALAAATAGASIRTGLAAGMLLGLIWFGPMFTWASTYAGIAPWLGMVIASALYPAALGGLLAFLQRGGAVRPVVGAAAWVLMEYARSTTPFGGFPWARLGFSQADSPLLGVAGVVAVTGLGFVVALVGGLLARAGQLLLSGPRGSRRPWPALGMASLAVAVTIAPLLLPRPQDGEPLQVAAVQGDIPPGFTRTLTAEPGAMLERYTTMTDDLATRVEAGDAAYPDVVLWPEGASDLDPLRPVSGERATAQIMRSVDAIDAPVLLGTTSYGEGDAPRNLMLEMVPGEGVDEIYQKVYLAPFGERMPLRGLLRHLSPWVDRITDFEAGTEPGVLDVDLRDGRTVPLGLAICFEVVVDPAMRDLVVGGAELIVVPTSNIWFGEGDQSVQHLASSRVRAVEYGRSVVHISNVGVSALITPDGAAHERTGLFTQALLEGEVPLRSEQTLAVHTGPWVVPAALLVVLVGLLRRRTR from the coding sequence ATGCTCCTGCCTCTGCGTCTGCTGCTCGCGACCCTCGGCGGAGTGTCGTTGTGGCTGGCCTTCCCGGGCTTCGACCTGTGGTTCCTCGCGCCGGTGGGGTGCGCCGCCCTCGCAGCGGCCACCGCGGGCGCCTCGATCCGTACCGGCCTGGCCGCCGGGATGCTGCTCGGTCTCATCTGGTTCGGCCCGATGTTCACCTGGGCCAGCACCTACGCCGGGATCGCGCCGTGGCTGGGCATGGTCATCGCCTCCGCGCTCTACCCCGCCGCGCTCGGGGGCCTGCTGGCGTTCCTGCAGCGCGGGGGAGCGGTGCGACCCGTCGTCGGCGCCGCGGCCTGGGTGCTCATGGAGTATGCCCGGTCCACCACCCCCTTCGGCGGCTTCCCGTGGGCCCGGCTCGGCTTCAGCCAGGCCGACAGCCCGCTCCTCGGGGTGGCCGGCGTGGTCGCCGTCACCGGGCTGGGGTTCGTCGTCGCCCTCGTCGGAGGGTTGCTCGCCCGGGCCGGCCAGCTGCTGCTTAGCGGACCCCGCGGGTCTCGCCGCCCCTGGCCCGCCCTGGGGATGGCCTCGCTGGCGGTGGCGGTGACCATCGCCCCGCTGCTCCTGCCTCGTCCGCAGGACGGAGAGCCGCTCCAGGTCGCCGCCGTGCAGGGCGACATCCCTCCCGGCTTCACCCGCACGCTCACCGCCGAGCCCGGCGCCATGCTGGAGCGCTACACGACCATGACCGACGACCTGGCGACCCGGGTGGAGGCCGGGGACGCGGCATACCCCGACGTGGTGCTCTGGCCCGAGGGCGCCAGTGACCTGGACCCGCTGCGCCCGGTCTCGGGGGAGCGGGCGACGGCACAGATCATGCGTTCGGTGGACGCGATCGACGCCCCGGTCCTGCTGGGCACGACCTCCTACGGAGAGGGGGACGCACCCCGCAACCTCATGCTCGAGATGGTGCCGGGGGAGGGCGTCGACGAGATCTACCAGAAGGTCTACCTCGCTCCCTTCGGCGAGCGGATGCCGTTGCGCGGGCTGCTGCGCCACCTCTCACCATGGGTGGATCGGATCACCGACTTCGAGGCCGGCACCGAGCCGGGGGTCCTCGACGTCGACCTGCGCGACGGCAGGACGGTGCCCTTGGGCCTGGCCATCTGCTTCGAGGTCGTCGTCGACCCGGCCATGCGCGACCTGGTCGTGGGTGGTGCCGAGCTCATCGTGGTGCCGACCAGCAACATCTGGTTCGGTGAGGGTGACCAGTCCGTGCAGCACCTCGCCTCCTCCCGGGTGCGCGCGGTGGAGTACGGCCGGTCGGTGGTCCACATCAGCAATGTCGGCGTCTCGGCGCTCATCACCCCTGACGGCGCGGCGCACGAGCGCACGGGGTTGTTCACCCAGGCCCTGCTCGAGGGTGAGGTCCCGCTACGCAGCGAGCAGACCCTGGCCGTGCACACCGGACCGTGGGTGGTCCCGGCGGCGCTGCTCGTGGTGCTCGTGGGTCTGCTGCGCCGTCGTACTCGTTAG
- a CDS encoding RNA polymerase-binding protein RbpA, giving the protein MAERSLRGTNLSWLSFESDEGVTFSDREISRYVCPEGHVSELPFSVEAEIPPLWECRCGLDAKLENGPEPEVKATKPQRTHWDMLLERRSIPELEELLEERLALLREMRGEKPRRKRSA; this is encoded by the coding sequence ATGGCAGAGAGGTCCCTACGCGGCACCAACCTCAGCTGGCTCTCCTTCGAGAGCGACGAGGGCGTCACCTTCAGCGACCGCGAGATCAGCCGCTACGTCTGCCCCGAGGGGCACGTCAGCGAGCTGCCCTTCTCGGTCGAGGCGGAGATCCCGCCGCTCTGGGAGTGCCGTTGCGGGCTCGACGCCAAGCTCGAGAACGGCCCGGAGCCGGAGGTCAAGGCGACCAAGCCGCAGCGCACCCACTGGGACATGCTGCTGGAGCGCCGCTCCATCCCCGAGCTCGAGGAGCTGCTCGAGGAGCGCCTGGCCCTCCTGCGCGAGATGCGCGGGGAGAAGCCGCGCCGCAAGCGCAGCGCCTGA